One stretch of Methanothrix sp. DNA includes these proteins:
- a CDS encoding DJ-1 family glyoxalase III, producing MKVVVPLAEGFEEIEFVTVVDILRRAGVDVEVAGLRDGPIQGSHGVRVIPDTTFDHVDLGRADAIVLPGGNPGFINLGKDERVLDAVRRMSTAGKYVAAICGAPSVLVKAGVLSGRMATVHPAGKEEVSACARYMDERVVVDGNVVTSQGPGTAMDFALKLVELLAGREAMLKVGRETLVLK from the coding sequence ATGAAGGTTGTGGTGCCGCTTGCTGAGGGCTTTGAGGAGATTGAGTTTGTGACAGTGGTTGATATTCTCAGGCGCGCCGGAGTCGACGTAGAGGTCGCCGGCCTCAGGGACGGTCCGATCCAGGGATCACATGGTGTCAGGGTTATTCCGGACACCACCTTCGACCATGTGGATCTCGGCAGGGCGGATGCGATAGTGCTACCAGGTGGGAATCCAGGTTTCATCAATCTCGGCAAAGATGAACGCGTGCTCGACGCTGTCCGGAGGATGTCAACTGCTGGCAAGTACGTGGCCGCGATATGCGGCGCTCCTTCTGTCCTCGTGAAGGCCGGCGTGCTGAGCGGCCGTATGGCCACGGTCCATCCAGCCGGAAAAGAGGAGGTGTCTGCCTGCGCGCGGTACATGGACGAGCGCGTCGTTGTGGACGGGAATGTGGTCACGAGCCAGGGGCCGGGCACAGCCATGGACTTCGCCCTGAAACTCGTCGAGCTCCTCGCCGGCAGGGAGGCAATGCTGAAAGTCGGGAGAGAGACGCTGGTTTTGAAGTAA
- a CDS encoding NAD(P)/FAD-dependent oxidoreductase: MKFDVAVVGASPAGLSAAASSARTGARTVLFDRNLASVPNANTVFDGMAAAASLNVDHFSIHQVIGMRLVSPSGRILEIDARGHFLDRKRFYAHHLNFAADCGAEIVESEVRSVSRSADGMELSLSSGDVIDAMIVIDAGGVDSRLASSMFKTMRHPEDVAWAVEVDVRYPGIGEEYRFEYWVGSIAPGWKATFSPAGDDMATLGVFVRRHGRDVQRFLDLFIRRFINRRAGSYPGIERMEILETRRGGDPIAALPGRIVDKGIMVTGGAAAQSGLAYSMRAGEICGEVAGRAALAGDASRKRLSEYSRRWWRELGPQYVLGRASLETLRSMSDAEIDRLFLALSGRNLLVPGGLWKKSANAFLNVTRSVPGMLPRFLLNLLRF, from the coding sequence ATGAAGTTCGACGTTGCTGTTGTCGGTGCCTCGCCAGCAGGGCTCTCCGCTGCAGCAAGCTCTGCCCGCACCGGCGCGAGGACCGTGCTGTTTGACAGGAATCTCGCATCGGTGCCGAACGCCAACACTGTATTCGATGGGATGGCAGCTGCTGCATCTCTGAATGTGGATCACTTCTCCATCCACCAGGTCATAGGCATGCGGCTCGTATCCCCCTCGGGACGCATTCTTGAGATAGATGCGAGAGGCCACTTTCTGGACAGGAAGAGGTTTTACGCTCATCATCTGAACTTCGCAGCAGACTGCGGAGCTGAGATCGTCGAATCAGAAGTCAGATCTGTTTCGAGATCCGCAGATGGTATGGAGCTTTCGCTCTCCTCCGGAGATGTGATCGATGCCATGATCGTCATAGATGCTGGTGGTGTGGATTCCAGGCTTGCATCATCCATGTTCAAAACCATGCGTCATCCCGAGGACGTGGCCTGGGCTGTGGAGGTCGATGTCCGATATCCGGGCATTGGGGAGGAGTATCGATTCGAGTACTGGGTGGGGAGCATAGCACCTGGATGGAAGGCCACATTCTCTCCGGCAGGCGACGACATGGCAACGCTGGGAGTCTTTGTGAGGCGGCATGGTAGAGATGTCCAGAGGTTTCTGGATTTGTTCATAAGGAGGTTCATCAACAGAAGGGCTGGTTCGTACCCCGGCATCGAGCGAATGGAGATCCTGGAGACCCGGCGTGGAGGAGACCCGATCGCAGCGCTCCCTGGTAGAATTGTGGATAAAGGCATCATGGTCACGGGCGGGGCTGCAGCCCAGAGCGGGCTTGCGTACTCGATGCGCGCAGGAGAGATATGCGGAGAGGTTGCAGGCAGAGCTGCACTCGCCGGGGATGCATCCAGGAAGCGCCTCTCAGAGTACAGCAGGAGATGGTGGCGGGAGCTCGGTCCTCAGTACGTCCTGGGAAGGGCATCGCTTGAGACATTGAGATCGATGAGCGATGCGGAGATCGACAGGCTCTTTCTAGCCCTCTCCGGCCGCAATCTGCTGGTACCCGGAGGTCTGTGGAAAAAGAGCGCAAACGCATTTCTGAATGTGACAAGATCCGTGCCGGGCATGCTGCCGCGATTTCTTCTAAATCTGCTGCGCTTTTGA
- the tsaA gene encoding tRNA (N6-threonylcarbamoyladenosine(37)-N6)-methyltransferase TrmO, translated as MESREMESNMVLRPIGVIRTPFSSRAEAPHQGRVSREICEIEIFPEFEEGLMDLDKCTHLIVLYWLDRADRTRLRAVPPHDGRVHGVFATRSPDRPNPVAFSVAELLSVEGRRLRVRGLDALNGTPLIDIKPYSPGIDCVPDAKIGWWDEKQSRK; from the coding sequence ATGGAAAGCAGAGAGATGGAGAGCAACATGGTGCTTAGACCCATTGGGGTGATCCGCACGCCCTTCAGCAGCAGGGCCGAGGCGCCGCATCAGGGCAGGGTCTCAAGAGAGATCTGCGAGATAGAGATCTTCCCCGAGTTTGAGGAGGGGCTCATGGATCTCGACAAGTGCACGCATCTCATAGTTCTGTACTGGCTGGACAGGGCAGACAGGACCAGGCTCAGGGCCGTGCCGCCTCATGACGGACGTGTCCATGGGGTCTTCGCAACTCGATCCCCTGATAGGCCGAATCCGGTGGCATTCAGCGTCGCAGAGCTGCTATCTGTGGAGGGGAGGAGGCTGCGGGTGAGAGGTCTGGATGCTCTGAACGGCACGCCGCTGATCGATATAAAGCCGTACTCCCCGGGGATTGATTGCGTTCCGGATGCGAAGATCGGGTGGTGGGATGAGAAGCAGAGCCGGAAGTGA
- a CDS encoding P-loop NTPase: MKILICGKGGSGKSTVAALLSREIARRGTRVLVVDADESNFGIYRMLGFDQPRDFMESLGGKRALSERLMRFIRSERREALSIIPEEFRVGDIPPDVMVGDEMIKLVAIGKIHDFGEGCACPMGALAREFLEKLRTDGEHVIVDTDAGIEHFGRGVEAGCDKIVAVIDPCYESVQLSGKIAEMGRKIGKDVLFIVNRIDEDSEDILDMIDRDRVIGVIPKRKDIFRASLTGEALPDAGIMEEIADRLLKPM; encoded by the coding sequence ATGAAGATACTGATATGCGGCAAGGGCGGGAGCGGCAAGAGCACCGTTGCAGCTCTCCTCTCAAGAGAGATTGCCAGGAGGGGCACAAGGGTTCTTGTGGTCGATGCCGATGAGTCGAACTTCGGCATCTACAGGATGCTCGGCTTTGATCAGCCGAGAGACTTCATGGAATCTCTCGGAGGAAAGAGGGCGCTAAGCGAGAGGCTGATGCGTTTCATAAGATCTGAGAGGAGAGAGGCGCTCAGCATAATTCCTGAGGAGTTTCGGGTGGGGGATATACCACCTGATGTCATGGTTGGAGATGAGATGATAAAGCTCGTGGCGATAGGCAAGATCCACGACTTCGGCGAGGGGTGCGCGTGCCCCATGGGCGCCCTCGCCCGGGAGTTTCTGGAGAAGCTCAGGACCGATGGGGAGCATGTGATCGTGGATACAGATGCCGGAATAGAGCACTTCGGGAGAGGAGTGGAGGCCGGCTGCGATAAGATCGTCGCAGTCATAGATCCATGCTACGAATCTGTACAGCTTTCTGGGAAGATAGCTGAAATGGGCAGGAAGATTGGAAAAGATGTGCTTTTCATAGTGAACAGGATCGATGAGGATTCTGAGGATATCCTGGATATGATCGACAGGGACAGAGTCATCGGCGTGATACCGAAAAGAAAGGATATCTTCAGAGCAAGCCTTACCGGCGAGGCACTGCCAGATGCAGGGATCATGGAAGAGATCGCCGACAGGCTGTTAAAACCTATGTGA
- a CDS encoding ABC transporter substrate-binding protein, which produces MSRWIKILCTAVLISLLLPAVAEDIPVYTIADTTGDWGYPSPYLHYSRGPGYVRMSFIFDTLVWKDQNGFVPALAESWEYLKDENAYLFKLNPNAKWHDGEAFTADDVVFTINYIKEHPYQWVDSSSVDRAEKIDDHTVKIYLTKPYAPFLDQVAGTLPILPEHIYSDVTNPEDFQDAKALTGTGPFKLVDYSKAQGTYLYEANDDYYQGAPKVKQLKFVKLSAEMSGPALRRGEVDAASVPPEVADGLRSSFVVLESAHDWLAKLMINHKKEPFSDVRFRQALAYAIDREKLVEIAQRGYGVPASPGLFAPDSEWYNPDVEQYAHDPGKAGDLLKEMGYEKKGVFFEKDGKTLEVELLVTSSNERAGELIKNDLEAAGIKVNMRSVDSKTLDNAVNEWKFDLALSGHGGMGGDPAILNKVITGAGFNSARYDDPELSDLLRREIAEMDPEKRRELVNEIQEVYARKLPALPLYYPTTYWAHDGKVDLFYTKNGVGSGVPIPLNKLAFLA; this is translated from the coding sequence ATGAGCAGATGGATAAAGATCCTCTGCACTGCCGTGCTGATATCGCTCCTTCTGCCGGCAGTTGCAGAGGATATTCCGGTATACACGATAGCGGACACGACCGGGGACTGGGGGTACCCATCGCCGTATCTCCATTACTCCAGAGGTCCTGGATACGTGCGGATGAGCTTCATCTTCGATACCCTGGTCTGGAAGGATCAGAATGGCTTCGTGCCTGCGCTTGCAGAGAGCTGGGAGTATCTGAAGGATGAGAACGCGTACCTCTTCAAGCTGAATCCGAATGCGAAGTGGCATGATGGGGAGGCGTTCACAGCGGACGATGTTGTCTTCACAATCAACTACATAAAAGAGCATCCGTACCAGTGGGTCGACAGCAGCAGTGTGGATAGAGCCGAGAAGATCGATGATCACACGGTGAAGATCTACCTGACGAAGCCGTATGCGCCCTTCCTGGACCAGGTCGCAGGCACGCTGCCGATCCTTCCGGAGCACATCTACAGTGATGTGACAAATCCGGAGGATTTCCAGGATGCAAAGGCGCTTACAGGCACCGGTCCCTTCAAGCTTGTCGATTACAGCAAGGCTCAGGGAACCTACCTATACGAGGCGAATGATGATTACTACCAGGGCGCCCCGAAGGTGAAGCAGCTGAAGTTTGTCAAGCTGAGCGCGGAGATGTCCGGCCCGGCGCTCAGGCGCGGCGAGGTCGATGCAGCCTCTGTGCCTCCAGAGGTCGCTGATGGGCTCAGGAGCAGCTTCGTCGTTCTCGAGAGCGCTCACGACTGGCTCGCGAAGCTGATGATAAACCACAAGAAGGAGCCCTTCTCCGATGTGAGGTTCAGACAGGCCCTTGCATACGCCATAGACAGGGAGAAGCTCGTCGAGATAGCCCAGCGTGGATACGGTGTTCCCGCAAGTCCCGGCCTCTTCGCGCCTGACAGCGAGTGGTACAATCCTGATGTTGAGCAGTACGCCCACGATCCGGGGAAGGCGGGAGATCTGCTGAAGGAGATGGGCTATGAGAAGAAGGGAGTATTCTTCGAGAAGGACGGAAAGACGCTGGAGGTGGAGCTTCTTGTCACATCCAGCAACGAGCGTGCTGGCGAGCTCATAAAGAACGACCTGGAGGCAGCGGGCATAAAGGTCAACATGCGCAGCGTCGACTCGAAGACCCTTGATAACGCGGTCAACGAGTGGAAATTCGATCTAGCGCTCAGCGGCCATGGCGGGATGGGCGGAGATCCGGCGATACTGAACAAGGTGATCACGGGAGCTGGATTCAACAGCGCCAGATACGATGATCCGGAGCTGAGTGATCTCCTGAGGAGAGAGATCGCAGAGATGGATCCGGAGAAGAGGAGAGAGCTGGTGAACGAGATACAGGAAGTCTATGCACGGAAACTCCCAGCGCTTCCGCTGTACTATCCAACAACATACTGGGCGCATGACGGGAAGGTCGATCTCTTCTACACCAAGAACGGCGTGGGAAGCGGGGTGCCGATCCCGCTGAACAAGCTGGCCTTCCTGGCCTGA
- a CDS encoding FmdE family protein encodes MRVLGSICITILLISCALADDGVIQGVGVKAAEKAMSELSFERGDGNILVLTNAGYAIVSGMTTQKALKGLSETTGCSQGDGNLFQVLRPHWKPLWFYFFNRENGEALYLQVKPEALSMRPEELRSAPDDAVFSRISKANVDLDYMLNNSDEGNRTFNERIFDGNEFSLVGISNVWARNASFDFIQAASFHDHLCPGVTSGYMIAKYVEKELPINSSAESYKVIAVPPWCKDDALQILWDATVGKSGIFVMALTDTEKNALKAKYNQSDVAGIFVRWNDTAKQGDALVLSFNWTRMYELTGTKDWKGPTWAPKLVMDLRMMDYWDEPEVAVSVIKRFQVDQNRLAQLQNAGMHPLKVAGVM; translated from the coding sequence ATGAGAGTTTTGGGCAGTATTTGCATCACCATTCTCCTGATATCGTGTGCGCTTGCAGATGATGGCGTGATTCAGGGGGTTGGTGTCAAAGCTGCGGAGAAGGCTATGAGCGAGCTATCCTTCGAGAGAGGCGATGGGAACATACTTGTTCTGACGAATGCTGGCTATGCGATCGTCTCAGGCATGACCACCCAGAAGGCATTGAAGGGCCTCTCAGAGACCACAGGATGCTCTCAGGGCGACGGAAACCTCTTTCAGGTTCTGAGGCCCCACTGGAAGCCGCTCTGGTTCTACTTCTTCAACAGGGAGAACGGAGAGGCTCTGTATCTGCAGGTGAAACCAGAGGCGCTCTCGATGCGCCCGGAGGAACTAAGGTCTGCGCCTGATGACGCTGTGTTCTCCAGGATCTCAAAGGCAAACGTGGATCTCGATTACATGCTGAACAACAGCGATGAGGGCAACAGGACGTTCAACGAGAGGATCTTCGACGGAAACGAGTTCTCGCTTGTGGGCATCTCAAATGTGTGGGCGAGGAACGCCAGCTTTGACTTCATTCAGGCTGCGTCATTCCACGATCATCTCTGCCCTGGGGTCACCAGCGGTTACATGATCGCGAAGTACGTGGAGAAGGAGCTGCCGATAAACAGCAGCGCTGAGAGCTACAAGGTGATAGCAGTGCCCCCATGGTGCAAGGATGACGCGCTCCAGATCCTCTGGGATGCAACAGTCGGGAAGAGCGGCATCTTCGTCATGGCTCTTACTGATACGGAGAAGAACGCACTCAAGGCGAAGTACAACCAGAGCGACGTCGCGGGGATATTCGTGAGATGGAATGATACCGCGAAGCAGGGAGATGCACTGGTTCTGAGCTTCAACTGGACCAGGATGTATGAGCTCACAGGGACTAAGGACTGGAAGGGACCCACCTGGGCGCCGAAGCTTGTCATGGATCTTCGCATGATGGACTACTGGGATGAGCCGGAGGTCGCGGTGAGCGTTATAAAGAGGTTCCAGGTCGACCAGAACAGGCTGGCTCAGCTCCAGAACGCTGGCATGCATCCCCTCAAGGTTGCAGGAGTGATGTGA
- the mmp10 gene encoding methyl coenzyme M reductase-arginine methyltransferase Mmp10 (Mmp10 (methanogenesis marker protein 10) is a cobalamin-requiring radical SAM methyltransferase that creates the methylarginine modification to methyl coenzyme M reductase.), which yields MEILADVGGRPGIDCGGFCAYCYFRGVKPVPPFGCKHCLPFRKGCDYCTRAIIEGYPGFKPLDAVVFDVAQASYGARPDKVTISGGGDLSCYPDLLKLVRILGQKNVPVHLGYTSGKGFRRGDEADELVDAGVREVSFTVFATDPELRRKYMHDKHPEAALSNLRIFCERCDVYAAAVLLKGVNDGEVLERTCQDLEDMGAKGLILMRFANHPEQGLILGNAPIIPGQDVHTVEEFRDTVTEMNRRYRIRITGTPLWDPETKAPFSLAHKTDRLKSLPELRRSATIITGSIAAPLLERIFSALGGDVNVVATKKDVACLMTIDDLKDIDLSRVKRTVVIPGRMLAHEREVKKELSRDGIDRLIVRGPDRLTVDGEMSISMTEEEVVELELEAFAELIDEINALGV from the coding sequence ATGGAGATACTCGCAGATGTTGGCGGCAGGCCCGGCATCGATTGCGGTGGCTTCTGCGCCTACTGCTACTTCAGGGGCGTGAAGCCGGTTCCGCCCTTTGGCTGCAAGCACTGTCTTCCTTTCAGGAAGGGCTGCGATTACTGCACAAGGGCCATAATCGAGGGTTACCCGGGCTTCAAGCCGCTTGATGCGGTTGTATTCGATGTCGCCCAGGCCTCTTATGGCGCCAGGCCGGACAAGGTGACCATAAGCGGTGGTGGAGACCTGAGCTGCTACCCGGATCTCCTGAAGCTCGTGAGAATTCTTGGTCAGAAGAACGTACCGGTGCATCTGGGCTACACCAGCGGCAAGGGCTTCAGGCGGGGAGATGAGGCAGATGAGCTTGTGGACGCAGGCGTCAGAGAGGTCTCATTCACCGTCTTCGCCACAGATCCCGAGCTGAGGCGCAAATACATGCATGATAAGCATCCTGAAGCAGCACTCTCGAATCTCAGGATATTCTGCGAGAGGTGTGATGTATACGCGGCAGCTGTCCTGCTGAAGGGTGTGAACGATGGAGAGGTGCTTGAGAGAACATGTCAGGATCTCGAGGATATGGGTGCAAAGGGACTGATCCTGATGAGGTTCGCAAACCATCCTGAGCAGGGATTGATACTTGGAAACGCGCCCATAATCCCCGGGCAGGATGTCCACACCGTCGAGGAGTTCAGGGATACCGTCACAGAGATGAACCGGAGGTACAGGATCAGGATAACCGGAACTCCGCTGTGGGATCCGGAGACGAAGGCGCCATTCTCCCTGGCTCACAAAACCGATAGACTGAAATCTCTTCCGGAGCTGAGGAGATCTGCGACAATCATCACAGGATCAATAGCTGCTCCGCTGCTGGAGAGGATATTCTCCGCCCTCGGTGGAGATGTGAATGTCGTCGCCACAAAGAAGGATGTCGCATGCCTCATGACCATAGATGATCTCAAAGACATCGATCTCTCCAGGGTCAAGAGGACTGTCGTCATTCCGGGGAGGATGCTTGCACATGAAAGGGAGGTGAAAAAGGAGCTCTCGAGGGATGGTATCGACAGGCTGATCGTGAGAGGGCCGGACAGGCTCACGGTCGATGGCGAGATGAGCATCTCCATGACAGAGGAGGAGGTCGTGGAGCTCGAGCTCGAGGCCTTCGCCGAGCTGATCGACGAGATCAACGCTCTCGGCGTGTAA
- a CDS encoding GIY-YIG nuclease family protein has protein sequence MRGIYTLILGLEHGIRIKVGSLGEIMFPEGCYAYTGSARGPGGFRRIKRHIAVMNGENATRRWHIDYLLPYVTLRDVITTATDMDLECEAARRIGVNCIPVPRFGCTDCRCTSHLHYSSSYTEIVSACREAHRDLLQEL, from the coding sequence ATGCGAGGCATCTACACACTGATACTGGGCCTGGAGCACGGGATCAGAATAAAGGTGGGCTCGCTCGGCGAGATCATGTTTCCGGAGGGCTGCTACGCGTACACCGGCTCTGCCCGCGGCCCTGGCGGCTTCAGGCGGATAAAACGCCATATTGCCGTGATGAATGGAGAGAACGCCACGCGCCGCTGGCATATCGATTATCTTCTTCCATACGTCACTCTGAGGGATGTGATCACCACAGCAACTGATATGGATCTTGAATGTGAGGCTGCCAGGAGGATCGGCGTGAATTGCATCCCTGTGCCGCGTTTCGGATGCACCGATTGCAGATGCACGAGCCACCTGCATTACAGCTCGAGTTACACAGAGATCGTGTCCGCGTGCAGGGAAGCTCACAGAGATCTGCTTCAGGAGCTCTGA
- a CDS encoding transposase produces MLQTLMVRLDPDEEQYRILLETMHRFNEACNYIAEVAYSIGKANKYVVHKAVYYDVRKRFGLSAQLTVRAISKVVEAYKRDRSVKPHFRPDGAVVYDQRILSWKGLEAVSLTTLEGRQLIPVRIGDYQKARTDRVRGQADLILRNGVFYLAAVVEAPEETPYEPRGVLGVDLGIKYIAVDSDGEIHSGEKLLETRKRLDSLRARLQSVGTRSAKRHLKKLSGRMKRFTRDVNHRISKHIVAKAKDTLRAIALENLKGIRRAPVGKAQRRDKHAWSFDMLKRYIPYKAKLLGVPVVFVDSKHTSQTCPSCGHVSKSNRPARDYFRCESCGFAGFADHIAAINIASRAAVNQPIVAVHMHQLQAPVFRPE; encoded by the coding sequence ATGCTTCAGACTCTGATGGTCAGGCTCGATCCAGACGAGGAGCAGTACAGGATCCTTTTGGAGACGATGCACCGCTTCAATGAGGCATGTAACTACATTGCGGAAGTAGCGTACTCCATCGGGAAGGCTAACAAGTACGTGGTCCACAAGGCAGTTTACTACGACGTTAGGAAGCGATTCGGTCTCTCCGCACAGCTCACAGTCAGAGCGATCTCCAAGGTTGTTGAGGCATACAAGCGAGACCGATCTGTTAAGCCGCATTTCAGGCCTGATGGCGCGGTCGTGTATGATCAGCGCATACTCTCCTGGAAGGGACTTGAGGCGGTCTCGCTGACAACACTTGAAGGCAGGCAGCTTATCCCCGTCAGGATCGGTGACTACCAGAAAGCTCGAACGGATCGAGTCCGTGGACAGGCAGATCTTATACTCAGAAACGGTGTCTTCTATCTCGCTGCTGTCGTTGAAGCTCCAGAGGAGACTCCCTACGAGCCCAGGGGAGTTCTGGGTGTCGATCTCGGAATCAAGTATATCGCTGTCGATTCTGATGGCGAGATACACAGCGGCGAGAAGCTCTTGGAGACCAGAAAGCGGCTTGATTCGCTCAGAGCTAGACTCCAGAGCGTGGGTACCAGATCTGCTAAAAGGCATCTCAAGAAGCTCTCCGGCAGGATGAAGCGATTCACCAGGGATGTCAACCATCGCATCTCCAAGCATATAGTCGCGAAGGCCAAAGACACTCTCCGCGCAATCGCTCTTGAGAACCTCAAGGGCATCCGGAGAGCACCGGTTGGAAAGGCTCAGCGTCGCGACAAACACGCCTGGAGTTTTGATATGCTGAAGAGATACATCCCCTACAAGGCGAAACTGCTCGGTGTGCCGGTTGTGTTCGTGGATTCGAAGCATACGTCCCAGACATGTCCCTCCTGCGGACACGTTTCCAAGAGCAACCGCCCTGCCAGAGATTATTTCAGATGTGAGTCGTGCGGCTTCGCTGGGTTCGCAGATCACATCGCTGCGATCAATATTGCGTCCAGGGCTGCTGTCAACCAGCCTATTGTAGCGGTGCATATGCATCAGTTACAAGCTCCGGTCTTCAGGCCGGAGTAG